From Tachysurus fulvidraco isolate hzauxx_2018 chromosome 6, HZAU_PFXX_2.0, whole genome shotgun sequence:
AAATACATATTTGTAAAACTGCAACTGatcataacacaaacacacgcaaatTAAACACTACAATTGCTACAATAATTATATGGtggttacatatatatatatatatatatatatatatatatatatatatatatatatatatatatatatatatatatatgtatatatataacacaattatacaattataacacacactctctttaaCATTATGAAGCTATTAATCTTTAGCATCTTTCAACAGATGCTTATTCATCAATAGGAAAGGTCAACACGTATCAGCTTCTGTATTGCCGTGTTGGAATTGGTTATCTTCTACAGATCCAGCCCAATGGAACTGTAAGGGGTGTGCACACACCGACCAAGCACAGTAAgttttatacttatatttatctTATGTAAGTGTGGAATTAAGTAGGTAAAGTGGTTAGAATACTTGGTAACTCAATAATTCAAGGACATATTTggacaaataacaaaaataatggtGGAGATTATGTTTTGAAGATTGGTGCTGAACTTAAGTTGtctttttccttgtttttttttgtctcaggtTGGGTGAAGGTGTTTGCAGTGAAGTCTGGAGTAGTGGGCATTCGTGGCGTGATAAGCAGGCTGTATTTATGTATGAATAAAGAAGGAATCACACAAGGAATGGTGAGATAGTTTTGAACATTCttactacacaacacaatgcttTTTGTTAGGTTCCACTAGGGGTGGGCGATAAGGTAAAATATCATATTGTGATATCTCACACAGTGCTCACAACACTGTCTGAGGGATGGAGGCATGCTCTCTTTCTATGGCTCACTATGACACTAGTGAATCTTTGTTATCTATAAACTTACAGTTGAGTTGAAATGTTTACATCCCTCTTTGCTGAATCTGCAAAATcttaataatttaaaagaaatcttTTGATCTTATGAATTGcagtttgcttttttatttagtattgtccTGAATAAGGTATTCCCCTTAAAAGATCTTAACGTATAGTCCACAAAACcaaataataacttaatttaCACAACTGAACCAGTTACAACCGCTTCAAActtaatactgtatgttggcACCTGGATGATCAGTGACAATGGAATCATGTGTTAGTCTTTACCCTGTAATTTGTAATTTAGGGGTGTAGTaggctagtggttaaggtgttggattaccattcggaaggttgtgagtttgaatcccaggtccaccagaatgccactgctgggcccttgagcaaatcCCTtaaaccctcaactgctcagtagtagaaaatgatataaaatctaAGTTACTCTGAATAAGGGTAGCTGTAATTTGCTATAAGTCTCGGCAAGAACAGATGTGACTGGTAGGTAGTAATTGGCCAATAACAATTTAGGAAGAAAATTAGGGTAATTCTTGTTAGAgactaataatatttttaaagcacTGGCAGCTGACATACTTTTAATGTTCAGTGAAGTATATCATGGTCTTAATGTATCACAATACTCAGTTTTACTCAGTCCTCAGTTTTGATTTATGATGATTCCACACTGTACTCTTCTGCAAAAAATCCTCATGATGTTTCAAATCTATTAAATCATGATTTGCTGAATATAAGCAAGTgggtaaaagaaaacaaattagttttaaatgtaGACAAATCAACATCTATGCTTTTCTggaaaagattaaaattaacTGTCTCTGAACTTGTCAGTCAATGGGCTGCAGCTAAGACAAGTGACGCAAGCCAGGTTACTGGGCGTCACCTTGGATTCTTACTTGTCTTTTTCAGCTCATATTGATGGAATGATAGCTAAAATGGGGAAGGGTATTGCAATGTCCAGAAAATGTATGTCATATATTCCTATGTCCATTGCTAGACAGGTGGACCAGTCTCTTGTTTTGTGCCATTTAGAAAACTGTCCAATTATATGGTCGTCCACATCACTAAAACATCTTCGTAAGCTTCAAGTGGCACAAAATAGGGCGGCAAGGACTGTCCTCCAGTGCTCTTTAAAGACTAATGTGGCCCTGATGCATAAACGTCTTTCTTGGCTCACAGTTGACGACAAAATTAAATTACGattaattttaatgttgtggaatgcaGTATTTATGAAACAGCCACAGTTTCTCTCTGAGCAGTAAAACTTCCGCTTCCCAGGACAAATTTTTTGAAACGCACATCACTTTACAGAGCAATATCTATTTGGAATAGACTTTCTATCTCATCATGCAGAATTCAGaagaaatacaaatttatttacaGGCCTGTGAATTGATCTTCAATCACTTGTAACAACTCAACAAGTGAAATCCTTCTCATCCACAGACACATTTTTCATCAGACTGTCTATTTAAGGAGCACCTACAGGAGAACCACTACACAACATATTCATCTGTAGCTCATCCAGGCTTATACCTGGCCCTGTCCAGAAAAGGACATCTCAGGAGAGGAGACCTGGTGCATCCACACCATGCCAGCAGTCACTTCCTGCCTCGCAAAGTCTCAGTGAGCTGAACAACATCACATCAGCACTTTAAGTAGCAACTATACCCCTCTATATACAACACTGCTTTTGTTCTGAAGAGGAATAGACTACCTGAAGAAAAGAAATACTTCATCAGAGGTAGAAAACAGCTACAAGATATCTTCTGAAATCTAACAGGCTGAATAGACCACTGTTTAAGATGTTTATAGTTGTGTAATGTTGCAGGCCCCTTTGCACATTTTCTCCTCTTAAATTATTGATGGATTGCTGGTACATGCTTAAAGGTATACACCACCCATGTGTACCACTCTCTCAAGTGACGCTAGTGCATGGATTTTGACaatgaatttaaattttatttataagagAAACTAGACTTCTGCACAAGCCAACAGTTCACACAGAAATGCGTACATTCGGAGGATACAAGGTTTAAAGGCTAGGTTCCGGTTCCACCACGTACCCTGAGGAGATTAAAGCTCTTACTAAAGCAGAATAAATGTTAAGTAGAGTGAATGtaaatttaaactgtttatatACTATTTATTTGTAGGTATTCTGCATCGATACTGGTATTTTATATGCATATTTTTCATGTATCTATGTACAGTTtgtatacttttatataaataaatgtttatttaaatgtttatatttattgcttatatttaatgcttttttcattgctttattccattttaataaacattaatacacATACGTTAGAAGAAAGTTGAGATGGCATTAAGCACCAACTGCCTTTCCCGTGTTAGGAGCACAGACAACACAGCTGATCATTTAATCTCATACAGATCTGTGTGTCACAGATTCTTTTCCCAAACCAGTCCTCAGTATCCCCAGATTCTTCAAGTTCTGCAGATGGTAACAATGCAGTTTTAGCAGTCATAATAATGTGTTGATTCAAAGTTAAATCAGTGACATTTCAGCTATGTTATATGTATCCACCCTTTTCCGGGAGCGCTGCTGTAAATCCATTATGATTACAAATTCTGGTGGATGTAGTATTTGAGCATTGACTGGCTTGGAGTAATAGGTGTTGTGGCTTATGTTTGTTAAAAACCctgtgaccagagaagttcggataagcggtagaaaatgaatgaatgaatgaacgaacttACCTCCTGTAGCTATAAACATTAGTAGATCTCAGATAATGCTACtagtattagtaataataataacaatcctTATtctcatcatcaacatcatcatcgtcatctaTTTATCCTAAATTTACTGACCTTCCACAATATGGCAGCTGTGTGGCTACATGAGCACCATGCAGTCTGTATGACACCTGATTTTGACACTAAACCCCACGTGTTTAGGCTTTGACTTTTATGTACACAAAATCATTCCCTACATAACACAACCAACAGACAACCGACACACAAGCCTCTTCAAATCTGAGCTCTTCACATTGCACATTGTCTTTACCTTCACAACAAAATAGCTAAATTTGCTGGGATATTACTCTCCTTAATTCATGCAAAGCATCATTTTAAACAGGGTTTTTC
This genomic window contains:
- the fgf9 gene encoding fibroblast growth factor 4A, which gives rise to MRSINSSRPQYSQHKMSQFSVQELHILRDISLFRVGPTVRHDRNMCVRSERTKMDAGRDQASRIRHLWLLSIKESQMRQKDAYSSIGKVNTYQLLYCRVGIGYLLQIQPNGTVRGVHTPTKHSWVKVFAVKSGVVGIRGVISRLYLCMNKEGITQGMTHFSSDCLFKEHLQENHYTTYSSVAHPGLYLALSRKGHLRRGDLVHPHHASSHFLPRKVSVS